In Phycisphaerales bacterium, the sequence ACGGGCTGGGCACAAGTGAGGACGCTGTCGCCGACGTTGCCGGCGAGCTTGGCCTTGGCACGCGGCGAATCGAAGTCCACGTCGAGAGTGCCCTTGGCGGTTGTGTTGGCCTTGGGATCGAGGGGGAACTGGACGATCGTTGCCTTCAGGGCAGTGGTGGGTCCGAGGGCGTCGGCAAGCAGGCCATCCTGAGCGGCGATCGCGTCGAGGATCGACGTGGGCACCGCGGCGAGATCGGCCTGGGCATCGACCAGGGCGCGTTCCATCGTGACCTTGCCGTTGGCGTCGGAAAGCATTGAGAGGATCGTCTCGGCGTGGAGATTTTGGGCGGGCGCGGCGTCGCCGCTGGTTGCAGAGGCGATGGTGAGTTTCACGCTCGCCGCGTCGGGACCAGGCGAGGCGTCGGCACGGCCCGCGCGAATCGTGGTCTTGAGATCGGTGAGAGTCAGCGGACGCCCATCGGACGTGGTCGCGGCGACGCTGGGCATGGTGACATCGACCGCGGCGCTGAAGACGCCGGGCTTCAGTGGGCCACCGGTCTCGTCGGAAGATTTTGAGAGCGTGAGCAATGGGATGGCGATGTCGATCGGGGCGATCTCGGTGAGGGTGAGCATCGGCTCCGCGGGTGTCTTGGTGTTCGCGGGCTTCTTCGAATCCGCCTCGTTCGCCTTGGGCTTGAGGAACGCCGTGGCCCATGCGGGGTCGGGCGTGAGCCGGACCGATGCGGGCTCGGCGAGCGTGATGGTGCTCTCTTCGATGTTGATGCGGAAGGGCTTGGGCGTCGAGAGGCGATCGGCGGTGGCGCTGGCGCTCGCGGTGAGGCGGGCGGCCGCGAACTCGTAAGGAGCTCCCGGGGCGGCGTTGGTCGGCGGGCGGAGGTCCGATTCGATGTTGAGGGTGATGGCGCTACCGATCGCGCCGACGAGCAGGCCGTTCTGTCCGGCGATCGCATCGACAAAGGGCGTGGAGAGGCGATCGGCGCGGAGTATGCCTTTCATCTCGCCTGCGGGCTTGGCGGCCAGCATGGGGCCTGTGAACTCGCCGGAGAGCGTGCCGAGATCGGCGCCGGCGGTGTCCTTGAGGGCGGCGGCAAGAGTTGCGCGAATCGTGGCGGGGGCGCCGGATTCCGCAAGAGCGACGAGCGGAACTCGCGCCTCGACGCCCAAGCCTTGCATGCCGATCGTTTGCATGTTCTCGCCGACCTTCGTCTCGACGACGAGGGGCGACGGGGACGAGAGTTTGAGCGCCAGCGCACCCGACGACGCGAGGTTGGGTGATTTGTCGTCATTGAGTTTCACGACGAGCGGCTCGATCGCGACGTGGAAGCGGGCGTCCTCAACGAGACGCGGCCTTGGCGCCTCATTGAGTTGGGGCGTGGCCGGCTTGGTGAGTGTGTCGAACGCGTGGGGCGTGACTCGGAGGTCACCAGAGGCGCTCGTGAGCGAGATCTCCCTGGACGTCGCGGCGAGACGTGTCGTCCACGTCGCATTGTCAGAATTCACGTCGAGCGCGAGATCGACGGCGTTCGAGCCCGCGGGGGCCGAGCCGGTGACGATCACGTTGACCTTGGGCCCAAGGGCCGCCATCGCGAGTTCGCCAAGATCGCGCGTCGGCGTGCCATCGGTTGAGGGCGTATTGAAGACGGCCGCGAGTCGCGAGGGGATGTCCTTGAGTTTGAACGTGCCCACGGGGCGGGCACCAGCGGGCGTGAGTTGCACGCCGCTCTCGGTCCGCGCGAAGAGGCCCTGGATGACCATGTCGGCCTCGATGGTGAAGGGGACGCCGATGTAGCCGAAGTCGCACTGGGTGATCTTGAAGGTCGGCGCGTCGTCGTTGTGGAGCGTGGCTGCGAGTGAGAGTTGGTTGAGCGCGACCGGTTCGGCTCGCGTACCAGTTGACGACGGCGGAATCGCGGCCAGCCCGCCGAAACTCATGCCGAGAGTGGCCGCGGCGTTGCCGACGACGGGCTTGCCGACGGGAACGCGGAGGTCGTGAACGAGCATCGTCGCCCACCCTGGTCCGCCGGCGAGGCCCTCGATCTTCCAGCCGGCGCTCGCGGGGATGAGTCGCGAGGCGATGGCGCCGAGGTGTTCGATGTCGAGTTTGACGGGTTTCTTGCTGACACCGGTGAGAAGTTCGTTCTCGAGCCGCAGGGGCGCATCGAGTTTCAACTCTCGGCAATCGACACTGATGGTGAGATCAGTGGGTGGGAGCGCGGTCGAGTTTGCGTTGGCGGCGGCGGCGTTGGTCCGCGCCTGAAGGCTCGCGTTGAGCGTCGGCCCGAGATCACGCGGGAGGTCGAGACCCGTCGCGCCGAGGAAGGGCTGGGCGATCGCGGTGGCGACGTTGGTGAGGGCCGCGGTTCCGGAAATCGAACGAGGAAGGCCACCGGTGGGCGCGCCCTTGTCGTTGAGCAGGCCGCCGACGATGAGATCGATGCCAAGGACCCCCGCGGAGTCGTTCGCGAGTTTCGCGGAGGAGTTGGCCTTGATGGTGACGCCACCGGCAAGATCGGCGGTGGCGACAGAAGCACGCAGCGGTTCCACGGCGAAGGGCTTGGCGGGCGCGTTGGGATCGAGTTTCACGCTCCCCGCGATCGCGGTGGTTTCGAGGGTGATCTGGGCCTTGGCGCCGCGGAAGTCGAGGGGTGCGGTGCCCAGGCCGTTCTTGGGCGTGGCGACGCTCAGACTCGCGATCGTGAGCGTGACGTCGGGCATGGCGTCGATTGTGGCGCCGCTGTCGATGATGGATTTCTCGAGTGAGGGGACGAGGTCGCGGAGCGTCTCTCCCTTGGCGCGTGCGATGATGGGCGTCGTTGCGGTGAGTGAGCCGTTGGCGAGGTCGAGCGTGCCCGACAGCGCGAGGCGTGCGTCATTGGCGCTCGTGCCGGTGTGGAAATCGAGGACGACGTTGGCACCCTTGGCGTTGCCGAGGGCCTTCAAGTCGAGTGACGCGGTCTTTCCGAGTGCGGCTGAGAGGCCGTTCGGCGCGACGCCCTCGGGAAGCGTCACGAAGGCGTCGGCGAGCGCGACGGGGAACGAAGGGACATTGATCTTGGCGTCGATTCGAGCGGCGTCGGGCGTCACGCGACCGGCAGCGTCAGACCAGTTCTGGATTTTGACGTCGATCGCGACAGGGCTCGGAGTGGAGGTGCTCTCCTTAGCCTCGGCATCGAGTTTGATCGTCGCGTCGCCACCGACGGTGGCGCTGATCGCGCCCCTGAGATTATTGAGCGAGGCGGAGATCGGCGTGGAGAGCGCCTTGTCGGTGAAGGTGATGTTGAGCGCGTCGATCGCGAGCGTAATGGCGGTTTTGGCGGGGAGCGTGGTCTGGCCCTGGTATGACGGGGTGGAACCCGAGCCTGTTGGCGTAGAGGATGACGCGCTGTTGGATTTCACCAGTCGCTGCAGGTTGGTCGTGCCGTCGGCCTCTCGGACGACGTCGGCGGTTCCCGAGATGGTGATCGTGCCGTGGTCGGCGCCCATGAGTCCGAGCAGGCCCTTGCTCGTGGAAATCGTGAGATCGGCGACCTTCGCGCCTTTGTCGTCGTTGATGGTGACCGGTCCGATCGATTGCCCGCCGAACCAGGAGAGACTCACCTTGTCGACCTTGAGCGTGCCGTTGATCGCGGGGGCGGCAGCGGAGGCGATGGCTCCCGGCGCGAAGGATCCGGCGATCGTCGGCAGAAGCGCGATCAGCGCGACAATGACGATCACGAGCGCCAGGAAGAGTTTCAGAATTATCCGACGTTTGCGCATGGGCTTCGGTGTTTCGATGTCGGTGGTGGTCATGGTTCCCTTCCCCGTTCGCGTCCCTGGTGCGTGCGTCGCTCGCGAGAATGCGGGCGAACGGTGCATCCTAAGCGTGGCATGATGGAGGGGCGAACGCCCCCGTCCACGACCCTACTCTCCCTCGCACAACTCTCACTCGCACATGAAGGAGTCCGCCATGTCGTACATCGATGCGTTCGTCCTCCCCCTCGCGAAGAAGAACCTGCCCGCGTACACCAAGATGTCCAAGGCGGCGTCCAAAGTGTGGATGGAGCACGGAGCGGTGGACTACCGCGAGTGCGTCGTCGAGGACCCCAAGCCCGGCTTCGGCATGCCCTTCCCCACGCTCGTAAAGGCGAAGAAGGGCGAG encodes:
- a CDS encoding DUF1428 domain-containing protein; the encoded protein is MSYIDAFVLPLAKKNLPAYTKMSKAASKVWMEHGAVDYRECVVEDPKPGFGMPFPTLVKAKKGEVVVFSWIMYKSRAHRDRVNAKVMKDPRLAAMCKGPMPFDMERMTTGGFKVFVKP